A portion of the Thermosediminibacter oceani DSM 16646 genome contains these proteins:
- a CDS encoding helix-turn-helix domain-containing protein → MKKINIPNKLIESNKSKELALYFLLARRRTIDYKVFISISQILVALGWQRRDKKFILETLEYFKKDGLILEYVFDDNELEITLSENIGAYTRFYIDDFELLKRLGYKIFHVYCFIQRFANDGVAYFSYEYLEKATQMSTKTFSETIKILEALGMLESYYQGWVYSEKYKKNIRKNNEYEINIDKKLEFINKPIEESIKILNEIKRKINNPLTPQIPANPPSPQDSEYGEIPKGAWELEKEIEIFKFSYQKKQKPKPEPEPETIVINLNNI, encoded by the coding sequence ATGAAAAAAATAAATATTCCTAACAAGTTAATTGAATCAAATAAAAGCAAAGAACTTGCATTATACTTTTTATTAGCCAGAAGAAGGACAATTGACTACAAAGTGTTTATTTCAATTAGTCAAATTCTTGTTGCTTTAGGTTGGCAAAGAAGAGACAAAAAATTTATATTGGAAACATTAGAATATTTTAAAAAAGATGGTCTTATACTTGAATACGTCTTTGATGATAACGAATTAGAAATAACTTTATCAGAAAATATAGGTGCGTATACAAGATTTTATATAGATGACTTTGAGTTGCTCAAAAGATTAGGATATAAAATATTTCATGTGTATTGTTTTATACAACGATTTGCAAACGATGGAGTGGCTTATTTTAGTTATGAATATTTAGAAAAAGCAACACAAATGAGTACTAAAACATTTTCCGAGACTATTAAAATTCTGGAGGCTTTAGGTATGCTTGAATCGTATTATCAAGGATGGGTATATTCGGAAAAGTACAAAAAAAATATCAGAAAAAATAATGAGTATGAAATTAATATTGATAAAAAACTGGAATTTATCAATAAGCCAATAGAAGAATCTATAAAAATATTAAACGAAATAAAAAGAAAAATCAATAACCCCCTAACCCCCCAAATTCCGGCGAACCCCCCTTCCCCCCAGGATAGCGAATATGGCGAAATACCAAAGGGAGCGTGGGAGTTAGAAAAGGAAATAGAAATTTTTAAATTTAGTTATCAGAAAAAACAAAAACCTAAACCTGAACCAGAACCTGAAACAATAGTAATTAATCTTAACAATATCTAG